In bacterium, the sequence AATTCTCAGCCGTGCATAATGCACTTCTCGAAGAGCAGGATCGTAAGGAAAATCTTTATTAACCTTTTCCCAGAGCTTATCTTCTTCTTTCATACGTCCCATCTCCTCACAATAGTTCTGCAGGCGTTATTATTTCCAAATCTGGATAACCTGCAGAGGTATTAACCATATTTACTATCCTTCGAGTTTTAACCTTAACAATATGGTCAAAATTCCAACTCAAAAGATAATCAATCTCGTTTATTGTAGAAATAGCAATATGGAGCGCATCCTCTGAATAATCGGAAGGAACAGCTTCATGCTTCACATATTCATCAGCTAAGGTTCTACTTTCTTCATCAATTGGCAGAATCTTTAAAGAGACCGTTTTCTCCCTAAGCTTATTTCTTAATTCTACATCTTTGGTGTCATCAATTTCAGCCAAAACTACCTCAGATACATAGGACTCAAACATTTCTATCTTCTTAAAGAAGAGCTCAGTTAGAGATTGCCTTTCGGGGTTTCTTTCATCAAAATATGCCGAGATTACGGAAGTATCTAAATATACTTTAATTTTTCTTTTCATCCCATCATCCTTTATTTGCCTAACGACTGAGCTCAGCCGCCGCCTTTGGCGGTCGGCTGCAGCGATTTGTTAGGTGAAATATGTCACGGCCATGCTACTTATTTCTTGTGACCATGTTTCAATTGGTATGCAGGGCAGTCATGATTCTGGTAGCAAAACTGACAACCATATTTTACCAAAACTCTTTCGCTCAAGACAAATCTAAAGACTATGAACACTACTACCAAAATTAATATAATGACTGAAAAATTACGAATTAGAAGA encodes:
- a CDS encoding PIN domain-containing protein, whose amino-acid sequence is MKRKIKVYLDTSVISAYFDERNPERQSLTELFFKKIEMFESYVSEVVLAEIDDTKDVELRNKLREKTVSLKILPIDEESRTLADEYVKHEAVPSDYSEDALHIAISTINEIDYLLSWNFDHIVKVKTRRIVNMVNTSAGYPDLEIITPAELL